The Verrucomicrobiia bacterium genome has a segment encoding these proteins:
- a CDS encoding glucosidase, producing MSGDTKINQRGSGAEWQRLQEDAKRSHNWKRWGPYLSERQWATVREDYSPYGTCWDYFPHDHARSRAYRWGEDGLMGITDREGRLCFALALWNGKDPILKERLFGLTGPQGNHGEDVKEVYFYLDSTPTHSYLKALYKYPQAEYPYAKLVEENQIRGKEAPEYELEDTGVFNESRYFDVFAEYAKGGPNDILIQITVHNRGPVKAPIHVLPTLWYRNTWVWGCTHEGCSMRPRIEQVTPHKLALHHESLHRYYLEVEPAADGQKAPFLFTDNETNFTKLFNTPNASKYVKDAFHDYVISGKKDAVNPKLRGTKAAPHFQFEIEAGGSRMIRLRLYAEEETPKQTFGAAFTETFQARVTEADEFYKSIQEVHLNESECSVVRQAYAGLLWTKQFYHYVIEDWLTGDADVAKPPESRLLGRNHDWSHLYSRDVLSMPDKWEYPWFAAWDLAFHMVPFAKVDPEFAKGQLLLLLREWYMHPNGQIPAYEFAMGDVNPPVHAWAVWRVYKISAKEGERDRNFLESAFQKLLLNFTWWVNRKDAEGKNLFSGGFLGLDNIGVFDRSRPLPTGGTLQQADGTAWMAFYCTTMLAMALELAKDGDKIRPAYSDMASKFFEHFVQIADSMNTLGGSGLWDDEDGFYYDRIHTDHSVIPLKTRSLVGLLPLIAVEVLEEEKIRQLPGFYKRFTWFMENRKGLSRHITSCDFGEKRRLLAIPSRDQLERVLRYLLDETEFLSNYGIRSMSKFHADSPFILQVNGDEYRVDYLPGESNSWLFGGNSNWRGPIWFPVNYLLTEALERYYHFYGNDLLVECPVGSGERMNLQQVADEIDRRLASLFLKDKKGERPCHNGHPFFNTDPHWKKLVLFHEYFHAETGQGLGASHQTGWTALSIRHIEDYARDRQKKWPEQKG from the coding sequence ATGTCGGGCGATACTAAAATCAACCAGCGGGGCAGCGGGGCTGAGTGGCAGCGGTTGCAAGAAGATGCAAAGCGGTCGCACAACTGGAAGCGTTGGGGCCCCTATCTCTCCGAGCGTCAGTGGGCTACGGTGCGCGAAGATTATTCTCCCTACGGCACATGCTGGGATTATTTTCCTCATGACCATGCACGCAGTCGGGCATATCGTTGGGGTGAAGATGGCCTCATGGGCATCACGGATCGCGAAGGGCGTTTGTGCTTCGCGCTCGCGTTGTGGAATGGGAAAGACCCGATCCTGAAAGAGCGTCTCTTCGGCCTCACTGGTCCGCAGGGCAATCACGGTGAGGATGTGAAGGAAGTTTACTTCTACCTCGATTCCACGCCCACGCATTCCTATCTCAAGGCGCTCTACAAGTATCCGCAGGCGGAATATCCCTACGCTAAGCTGGTGGAGGAAAATCAAATCCGCGGCAAGGAGGCGCCGGAGTATGAGTTGGAAGACACGGGTGTCTTCAATGAGAGCCGCTATTTTGATGTGTTCGCGGAATACGCGAAAGGCGGGCCGAACGACATCTTGATCCAGATCACGGTGCATAATCGCGGGCCGGTGAAAGCGCCGATCCATGTGCTACCGACATTGTGGTATCGCAACACTTGGGTATGGGGTTGCACGCATGAAGGCTGCTCCATGCGGCCACGCATCGAGCAGGTCACGCCGCATAAGCTCGCGCTGCATCACGAATCGCTGCACCGCTATTATCTGGAAGTGGAACCCGCGGCGGATGGGCAGAAAGCGCCGTTTCTCTTCACGGATAACGAGACGAATTTTACGAAGCTTTTCAACACGCCCAATGCATCCAAGTATGTGAAGGATGCGTTCCACGATTACGTCATCAGCGGCAAGAAGGATGCGGTGAATCCCAAACTGCGAGGCACGAAAGCCGCGCCGCATTTTCAATTCGAGATCGAAGCGGGCGGTTCGCGCATGATCCGTTTGCGCCTGTATGCGGAAGAGGAAACTCCGAAGCAGACATTTGGTGCGGCATTCACGGAGACGTTTCAGGCGCGTGTCACTGAGGCGGATGAATTTTACAAGTCCATCCAGGAAGTGCATCTGAACGAGAGCGAGTGCAGTGTGGTGCGCCAGGCGTATGCGGGGCTCTTGTGGACGAAGCAGTTCTATCACTACGTGATCGAGGACTGGCTGACGGGCGATGCGGATGTGGCGAAGCCGCCGGAGAGCCGCTTGCTCGGGCGCAATCATGATTGGTCGCATCTCTACAGCCGCGACGTGCTCTCCATGCCGGACAAGTGGGAGTATCCGTGGTTCGCGGCGTGGGACTTGGCGTTTCACATGGTGCCGTTCGCGAAAGTGGATCCCGAGTTCGCTAAGGGCCAGTTGCTGCTGCTCTTGCGTGAATGGTACATGCATCCGAACGGGCAGATTCCCGCGTATGAATTCGCGATGGGTGATGTGAACCCGCCGGTGCATGCGTGGGCGGTGTGGCGCGTTTACAAGATCTCCGCGAAGGAAGGTGAGCGTGACCGCAATTTCCTGGAGAGCGCGTTCCAGAAACTGCTGCTGAATTTTACATGGTGGGTGAACCGCAAGGATGCGGAGGGCAAGAACCTGTTCTCCGGCGGCTTCCTCGGCTTGGATAACATCGGGGTGTTTGATCGTTCGCGGCCCTTGCCCACCGGCGGCACGTTACAACAGGCGGATGGCACGGCGTGGATGGCGTTTTACTGCACCACCATGCTCGCAATGGCGCTGGAGTTGGCGAAAGATGGCGACAAAATCCGGCCCGCTTACTCGGACATGGCGTCGAAGTTCTTCGAGCACTTTGTGCAGATCGCGGATTCCATGAACACGCTGGGCGGCAGCGGATTGTGGGATGATGAGGATGGGTTTTATTACGACCGCATTCATACGGACCACTCGGTGATTCCGCTGAAGACGAGGTCGCTCGTTGGCTTGCTGCCGTTGATCGCGGTGGAGGTTTTGGAAGAGGAGAAGATCCGGCAATTGCCAGGCTTCTACAAACGGTTCACGTGGTTCATGGAGAATCGCAAAGGTCTTTCGCGACACATCACCTCGTGTGATTTCGGAGAGAAGCGGCGATTGCTGGCGATTCCTTCGCGCGATCAATTGGAGCGCGTATTGCGTTACTTGCTGGATGAAACGGAGTTTTTGTCCAACTACGGCATCCGCTCGATGTCGAAGTTTCATGCGGATTCGCCGTTCATCTTGCAGGTGAATGGGGACGAGTATCGTGTGGATTATCTGCCGGGCGAATCGAACTCGTGGCTGTTCGGCGGTAACTCGAACTGGCGCGGGCCGATCTGGTTCCCGGTGAACTATCTGCTCACGGAAGCGTTGGAACGCTACTATCATTTCTACGGGAACGATCTGCTGGTGGAGTGTCCGGTAGGCTCAGGCGAGCGCATGAATCTGCAGCAGGTGGCGGATGAAATCGACCGGAGATTGGCGTCTCTTTTCTTAAAGGACAAGAAAGGCGAGCGGCCGTGTCATAACGGGCATCCGTTCTTCAACACGGATCCGCACTGGAAGAAGCTGGTGCTTTTCCACGAATATTTCCATGCGGAAACCGGGCAGGGATTAGGCGCGAGCCATCAGACGGGCTGGACGGCGCTGAGCATCCGGCATATCGAGGATTACGCGCGGGATCGGCAGAAGAAGTGGCCGGAGCAGAAGGGGTAG
- a CDS encoding D-2-hydroxyacid dehydrogenase has translation MNIVVLDGYTLNPGDLSWAGLMALGEVTVYERTPVEQVVERAKGAPIVLTNKTPISHEAIQQLPDLKYIGVLATGYNIVDVESAYERRIRVANIPDYSTPSVAQLTFALLMELTFHVGHHAQTTREGRWQSSADFCYWDKPLIEIAGQTFGIIGYGRIGQMVAKIAQSFGMKVVAYSRSRTGTEENGVQFVSLEAIFHISDVISLHCPLTPETKHLINKERLSRMKPSAFVLNTGRGPLIDEAALADALNEGKIAGAGLDVLSIEPPKNGNPLLTAKNCLVTPHIAWATKAARTRLMDIAVNNVKAFLDGNPVNVVNWKV, from the coding sequence ATGAACATCGTAGTGCTAGATGGATATACGCTGAATCCGGGGGATCTTTCTTGGGCCGGGCTCATGGCTTTGGGCGAGGTGACGGTGTATGAACGCACGCCAGTCGAGCAAGTGGTGGAGCGGGCGAAAGGTGCACCGATCGTCCTCACAAATAAGACCCCTATCAGCCATGAAGCCATTCAGCAACTGCCAGACCTCAAATACATCGGCGTGCTGGCCACGGGCTACAATATCGTGGATGTGGAGAGCGCGTATGAGCGGCGCATCCGTGTGGCGAATATCCCGGATTACAGCACACCCTCAGTCGCGCAACTGACCTTCGCGCTCCTGATGGAACTGACGTTTCATGTCGGCCATCATGCGCAGACCACGCGTGAAGGCCGTTGGCAGAGCAGCGCGGATTTCTGTTACTGGGACAAACCACTTATCGAGATTGCCGGGCAGACTTTCGGTATCATTGGCTACGGTCGCATCGGGCAGATGGTGGCGAAGATCGCTCAGAGCTTCGGCATGAAGGTGGTGGCGTATTCACGCAGTCGCACGGGCACGGAAGAAAACGGGGTGCAATTCGTGAGTCTGGAGGCGATTTTCCACATCAGCGATGTCATCAGCTTGCACTGCCCGCTCACGCCCGAGACGAAGCATCTGATCAACAAGGAACGGCTCTCTCGGATGAAGCCCTCGGCGTTTGTGTTGAACACGGGTCGTGGACCGCTGATTGATGAAGCGGCTCTCGCAGATGCGCTCAATGAAGGGAAGATCGCGGGTGCAGGTCTGGACGTGCTGAGCATTGAGCCACCGAAGAATGGTAATCCGCTGCTGACGGCGAAGAACTGTCTAGTCACACCGCACATCGCGTGGGCGACGAAGGCGGCGCGGACGCGCCTCATGGACATCGCGGTGAACAATGTGAAGGCGTTTCTGGATGGTAACCCGGTGAATGTGGTGAACTGGAAGGTTTAG
- a CDS encoding phosphoglycerate dehydrogenase codes for MSWTVISTAPAMNIVGETTVEILRKAGCQVTLSPPTGPFPKGELLNYINGADAVIAGVDKFDASVLESAEAKNLKLISRWGVGYDSVELSAATRLGILVTNTPGLLDEAVADYTFSLLLAVARGVGEGHHTMRQGAWAPQWGEDVNGKTLGIIGYGRIGRAVAKRASGFNMRILAHDLFPPKAPVTPAAEFVSLNELLEQSDYVCLHAALTPENRGMIGREQLQRMKSSAFFINTARGALVDETALAEVLHEGTIGGAALDAFCVEPLPAEHPIRKAPRLLMTPHQASFGRDTGRAVCTAAAQAVLDAQAGMTPKFVVNKDVLSSPALRAKLK; via the coding sequence GTGTCTTGGACGGTCATTTCTACGGCGCCGGCAATGAACATCGTGGGTGAAACCACGGTGGAGATATTGCGTAAGGCGGGATGTCAGGTGACGCTCTCGCCACCTACGGGTCCTTTCCCCAAAGGCGAACTCCTCAACTATATCAACGGTGCGGATGCGGTCATCGCGGGCGTGGATAAGTTTGACGCGTCGGTGCTGGAATCGGCCGAGGCGAAAAACCTGAAGCTCATTTCGCGCTGGGGTGTGGGATATGATTCCGTGGAGCTTTCGGCGGCGACGCGTCTGGGCATTCTCGTCACGAACACCCCTGGTCTTTTAGATGAAGCGGTGGCGGACTATACGTTTTCACTTTTGCTCGCCGTTGCGCGTGGGGTGGGTGAGGGGCATCACACAATGCGGCAGGGCGCGTGGGCACCGCAATGGGGTGAGGATGTGAACGGCAAGACGCTCGGTATTATCGGCTATGGGCGCATCGGACGCGCGGTGGCGAAACGGGCGAGCGGTTTCAATATGCGCATCCTCGCGCATGATCTTTTCCCGCCGAAGGCGCCAGTGACTCCAGCAGCGGAGTTCGTCTCCTTGAACGAGCTCTTGGAGCAGAGCGATTACGTGTGCCTGCACGCGGCGTTGACGCCGGAGAATCGCGGCATGATCGGGCGTGAGCAATTGCAGCGCATGAAGTCGTCCGCGTTCTTCATCAACACGGCACGCGGTGCCTTGGTGGATGAGACGGCGCTAGCAGAAGTATTGCACGAGGGGACGATCGGTGGAGCGGCTTTGGATGCATTCTGTGTGGAGCCGCTGCCAGCGGAGCATCCAATCCGCAAAGCGCCGCGACTCTTGATGACACCGCATCAGGCGTCGTTCGGGCGCGATACGGGACGCGCGGTTTGCACAGCAGCAGCACAGGCGGTGCTGGATGCGCAGGCGGGCATGACGCCGAAATTTGTGGTGAACAAAGATGTGCTGAGTTCACCGGCTTTGCGGGCAAAATTGAAATAG
- a CDS encoding DUF1501 domain-containing protein, whose amino-acid sequence MLKVSGKGSITTCDGITRRDFLQVGALGAMGLSMAKYSALQAANKVAKGHDERSVIMIFNLGAPSQLDTWDMKPDAPREIRGPFKPIRTNNPDIQVSEILPLHAKLADKFSLVRSCYHTASAVHDTGHQMMQTGRLFTGGIITPHAGSALEYIMGRRNELPANIILPEPMGPTGGNMPHGQDAGFLGKAFDPFALMADPSVKDFKVPDLLPPSEIGEARLLRRRELRDVVEDTVRSFEATENAKLMDENFASAYRLMTSAKAREAFDLTKEPMKVRERYGMTRFGQCCLLSRRLVEAGVRFVTVNTFITVFNEITWDIHGSKPFTAIEGMRDIVAPMYDQGYSALIEDLHQRGMLDNTMVCSLAEFGRTPKINPAGGRDHWPNCWTVNFAGGGVKGGRVIGKSDEIGAYPAERPVNPAEVVATIYHSLGLDLTSHLPGPQGRPFPLVDFGTQAIKELF is encoded by the coding sequence ATGCTAAAAGTCTCCGGCAAAGGTTCGATCACCACGTGTGACGGCATCACGCGACGCGACTTCCTCCAGGTCGGCGCGCTCGGTGCCATGGGCTTGTCCATGGCCAAGTATTCCGCCCTGCAGGCCGCGAACAAGGTCGCTAAGGGCCATGATGAACGCAGCGTCATCATGATCTTCAATCTCGGAGCACCCAGCCAACTCGATACTTGGGACATGAAGCCGGATGCTCCGCGCGAGATCCGTGGCCCGTTCAAGCCCATCCGCACAAACAACCCCGATATCCAAGTCTCTGAGATTTTGCCGCTGCATGCGAAGCTGGCAGATAAATTTTCCCTCGTCCGCAGTTGCTATCACACGGCCTCAGCGGTGCATGATACTGGTCATCAGATGATGCAGACGGGCCGCTTGTTTACTGGCGGCATCATCACGCCTCATGCCGGTTCTGCACTGGAATACATCATGGGCCGCCGCAATGAACTGCCCGCGAACATCATCCTGCCCGAGCCCATGGGCCCCACTGGCGGTAACATGCCTCACGGTCAGGACGCCGGTTTCCTTGGCAAAGCTTTCGATCCTTTCGCCCTCATGGCCGATCCTTCCGTGAAGGATTTTAAAGTGCCCGATCTCCTGCCGCCCTCCGAGATCGGCGAAGCGCGCTTGCTGCGTCGCCGTGAATTGCGCGACGTGGTGGAGGACACCGTCCGCTCCTTTGAAGCCACCGAAAATGCGAAGTTGATGGATGAAAACTTCGCCTCCGCCTATCGCCTGATGACGAGCGCAAAAGCCCGTGAAGCCTTCGACCTCACGAAGGAGCCGATGAAAGTGCGCGAGCGTTACGGCATGACGCGCTTCGGCCAATGCTGCCTGCTCTCCCGTCGTTTGGTGGAGGCCGGTGTGCGTTTCGTCACGGTGAATACCTTCATCACCGTCTTCAACGAGATTACTTGGGACATCCACGGCTCGAAGCCATTCACTGCCATCGAGGGCATGCGCGATATCGTCGCGCCGATGTATGATCAAGGTTACAGCGCTTTGATCGAAGACTTGCACCAGCGCGGCATGCTCGATAACACCATGGTGTGCAGCCTCGCGGAATTCGGTCGCACGCCGAAGATCAATCCCGCTGGCGGCCGCGATCACTGGCCGAATTGTTGGACAGTGAACTTCGCCGGTGGCGGTGTGAAAGGTGGCCGCGTCATCGGCAAGAGCGATGAGATCGGTGCTTATCCGGCGGAACGTCCGGTGAACCCTGCTGAAGTCGTCGCCACCATCTATCACAGCCTCGGACTGGACCTAACCTCCCACCTGCCCGGCCCGCAAGGCCGCCCGTTTCCTTTGGTGGATTTCGGCACGCAGGCGATCAAGGAGTTGTTCTAG
- a CDS encoding DUF1549 domain-containing protein: MKRFSALLCIIWLGLTSLHARESLVILPEKIVLHGAISQQRLVVERLEDKEFIGDVRENVTYTSSNPGIVKIEKGFAVPVANGSATIKATVGKQTVSTKVTVTGMNQSADWTFRNHVQPVLAKFGCSSGACHGAAAGQNGFKISLRGYDDDGDYLALTRHTLGRRISPAEPAKSLLITKPTGAVPHKGGIKFDTDSLEYRVLAEWIANGTPGPKQEDPRIERIEMVPNHVVIKPGEQQQILVRAYFNDGRVEDVTRWTKYTDANSEVTNIDEHGNIKVMGFGEGAITAWYLQRIAIATVTVPHTNNLPKATFAKAPKRNFIDEQVLAKLRSLNLPPSPRATDDEFIRRAYLDTIGVLPTAQETKSFLADHSPKKRDALIETLLNRPEFIDYWSYKWSDLLLVKSEKLKPAAMWSYYHWVRDGVAKNKPWDLFAREVITARGSTLENGAANFFILHDEPKILAETTSQAFLGMSINCAQCHNHPMEKWTNNDYYGMANLFARVRAKAATGEGNQIIVDASQGELVQPLTGKPRQPRPLDGQTIDFTAENRREHLAAWLTSPENPYFTRAIVNRIWANFYGVGLVESVDDLRVTNPASNEALLSTTAKYLAEQKYDLKALMRLILQSETYQRSSEALPGNAADKRFYSRYYPRRLMAEVMLDAFSQVTGSATDFKNYPKDYRALQLPDSNIKSYFLSSFGRPDRNATCTCERTDNPSVTQVLHISNGDTVNQKLSAKGNRIEKLLMAKTPPEQIVEDAYLTALSRLPTEKERTRIMGILQKTDEKDLRPAIEDIYWALLSSREFLFNH; this comes from the coding sequence ATGAAACGTTTCTCCGCCTTACTATGCATCATCTGGCTCGGGCTCACTTCGTTGCACGCCCGCGAGTCCCTCGTCATTCTCCCCGAGAAGATCGTGCTGCACGGCGCCATCTCTCAACAACGTCTCGTGGTGGAGCGTTTGGAGGATAAAGAATTCATCGGCGATGTGCGCGAGAACGTCACCTACACTTCCAGCAATCCCGGCATCGTCAAAATCGAGAAAGGTTTCGCCGTCCCCGTCGCCAATGGTTCCGCCACCATCAAAGCTACCGTCGGCAAGCAGACCGTCAGCACCAAGGTCACCGTGACCGGCATGAACCAGTCCGCTGACTGGACCTTCCGCAATCACGTGCAACCTGTCCTCGCGAAGTTCGGTTGCAGCTCCGGTGCGTGCCATGGCGCGGCTGCCGGACAGAATGGCTTCAAGATTTCCCTGCGCGGTTATGATGATGACGGCGATTACCTCGCGCTCACCCGTCACACCTTGGGACGTCGTATCAGCCCCGCAGAACCGGCCAAGAGCCTCTTGATTACCAAGCCCACCGGCGCTGTCCCGCACAAAGGCGGCATCAAGTTCGATACCGATTCCCTCGAATACCGTGTGCTCGCCGAGTGGATCGCCAATGGCACTCCGGGACCGAAGCAGGAAGACCCACGAATCGAACGCATCGAGATGGTGCCGAACCACGTCGTGATCAAACCCGGCGAACAGCAACAGATCCTCGTCCGCGCTTACTTCAATGACGGTCGCGTGGAAGATGTCACGCGCTGGACGAAATACACGGATGCGAATTCCGAGGTCACCAACATCGACGAACACGGCAACATCAAGGTCATGGGCTTCGGTGAAGGCGCGATCACCGCGTGGTATCTGCAACGCATCGCCATCGCCACCGTCACCGTGCCGCACACGAACAATCTTCCGAAAGCGACTTTTGCCAAAGCGCCCAAGCGCAATTTCATCGATGAACAAGTCCTCGCCAAACTGCGCAGCTTGAATCTCCCGCCTTCGCCTCGCGCAACGGATGACGAGTTCATCCGCCGCGCTTATCTCGATACCATCGGTGTCCTCCCCACCGCTCAGGAAACCAAATCGTTTCTCGCGGATCATTCACCGAAGAAGCGCGATGCCCTCATCGAGACTCTGCTGAACCGTCCTGAGTTCATCGATTACTGGTCCTACAAATGGTCCGATCTCCTGCTCGTGAAGAGCGAGAAACTGAAGCCTGCCGCCATGTGGTCCTACTACCATTGGGTGCGCGATGGCGTGGCTAAGAACAAGCCGTGGGACCTGTTCGCTCGCGAAGTCATCACCGCCCGTGGCAGCACTTTGGAGAACGGCGCCGCGAATTTCTTCATCCTCCATGATGAACCGAAGATCCTCGCCGAGACCACCTCGCAAGCCTTCCTCGGCATGTCCATCAATTGCGCCCAGTGCCATAATCACCCGATGGAGAAGTGGACGAACAACGATTACTACGGCATGGCGAACCTCTTCGCCCGCGTCCGCGCCAAGGCCGCCACCGGTGAAGGCAACCAGATCATCGTGGACGCCAGCCAGGGCGAACTCGTGCAACCCCTCACCGGCAAGCCGCGTCAACCGCGCCCGCTCGATGGCCAGACGATTGATTTCACCGCCGAGAACCGCCGCGAACATCTCGCCGCTTGGCTCACCTCACCGGAGAATCCTTACTTCACCCGCGCCATCGTGAACCGCATCTGGGCGAACTTCTACGGCGTGGGCCTCGTGGAAAGCGTCGATGATCTGCGCGTCACCAATCCCGCCAGCAATGAAGCCCTTCTCTCCACCACCGCCAAATATCTCGCCGAGCAAAAGTATGATCTGAAAGCGCTGATGCGTCTCATACTTCAATCCGAAACCTATCAACGCTCCAGCGAAGCCCTGCCCGGCAATGCCGCCGATAAACGCTTCTACTCCCGCTATTACCCGCGCCGCCTGATGGCCGAAGTGATGCTCGATGCCTTCTCCCAAGTCACCGGTTCCGCCACCGATTTTAAGAATTACCCGAAAGATTATCGCGCCCTGCAATTGCCAGACTCGAACATCAAATCCTATTTCCTCAGCTCTTTTGGTCGCCCAGATCGCAACGCCACTTGCACCTGCGAGCGCACCGACAACCCCAGCGTCACCCAAGTGCTCCACATCTCCAACGGCGACACCGTGAACCAAAAACTCTCCGCGAAAGGCAATCGCATCGAGAAACTCCTCATGGCCAAGACGCCGCCCGAGCAGATTGTGGAAGACGCCTACCTCACCGCCCTCTCCCGCCTGCCCACCGAAAAAGAACGCACCCGCATCATGGGCATCCTGCAAAAGACCGATGAAAAAGACCTCCGCCCCGCCATCGAAGACATCTACTGGGCCCTCCTAAGCAGCCGCGAGTTTTTGTTTAATCATTGA
- a CDS encoding sigma-70 family RNA polymerase sigma factor, with translation MGTILNTLFSLSDEQAMWRVQQHADEDAFAQLVRRWESPIRNLCVRMTGDLHKGEDLTQEAFVRVFEKRSMYQPDAKFSTWLWRIALNLCYDEQRRIKRRSETALENEEGETVVELVTDASGPADQAEAGERADMVRRALVRLPETYRTVLVLRHYEGLKFREIADVLDIPEGTVKSRMVEALGQMERLLKNDVSLT, from the coding sequence ATGGGCACCATCCTGAACACGCTGTTTTCGCTCTCCGATGAGCAGGCAATGTGGCGCGTGCAGCAACACGCGGATGAAGATGCCTTTGCCCAATTGGTGCGGCGGTGGGAATCGCCCATCCGGAATCTCTGTGTGCGGATGACGGGCGATCTGCACAAGGGCGAAGACCTCACGCAAGAGGCGTTCGTCCGGGTCTTTGAAAAACGGTCCATGTATCAGCCGGATGCGAAATTCTCCACCTGGCTTTGGCGCATCGCCCTGAACCTCTGCTACGATGAACAACGCCGCATCAAACGTCGCAGTGAGACCGCGCTGGAGAATGAAGAAGGCGAAACGGTCGTGGAACTGGTGACGGACGCCAGCGGCCCGGCCGATCAGGCGGAAGCAGGTGAACGCGCCGACATGGTCCGACGCGCTTTGGTAAGGCTGCCTGAGACCTATCGCACCGTGCTCGTGCTGCGGCACTATGAAGGATTGAAATTCCGCGAGATCGCCGACGTGCTCGATATCCCGGAAGGCACCGTGAAGTCCCGCATGGTGGAAGCGCTGGGCCAGATGGAACGGCTTTTGAAGAACGACGTGAGTTTGACTTAA
- a CDS encoding zf-HC2 domain-containing protein has translation MKHPTQEEWMDYLYNEAPANERAKLSAHLAACPECRTQVQGWQKTMTSLDTWQPAVKEAPAFRWMPAIRWATAAMIMLSFGFTLSRMTTPKVDVAAVEAQVRAQLTAEVKQQMQQSMAEFTAAQAKQRVEDQQQVVQTLRQMEAQRLADIASLRYDMESLAMSAHLLPSTGNEKLTAQISIEK, from the coding sequence ATGAAACATCCGACGCAAGAAGAATGGATGGACTACCTCTACAACGAGGCGCCCGCGAATGAACGCGCGAAACTCTCCGCACATCTGGCCGCGTGCCCGGAGTGCCGCACCCAAGTGCAAGGCTGGCAGAAGACGATGACCTCGCTGGATACTTGGCAACCGGCCGTGAAGGAAGCTCCAGCCTTCCGTTGGATGCCCGCCATCCGTTGGGCTACTGCCGCGATGATCATGCTGAGCTTTGGTTTCACGCTCAGCCGGATGACCACGCCGAAAGTGGATGTCGCCGCTGTGGAAGCTCAAGTGCGCGCACAACTCACCGCAGAAGTGAAGCAACAGATGCAGCAGAGCATGGCGGAGTTCACCGCCGCACAAGCCAAGCAACGCGTGGAAGACCAGCAACAAGTGGTGCAGACCCTGCGCCAGATGGAAGCACAACGGCTCGCCGATATCGCCTCCCTGCGTTATGACATGGAGAGCCTCGCCATGTCCGCTCATCTCCTGCCTTCCACCGGCAATGAAAAACTCACCGCTCAAATCAGTATCGAGAAGTAA